One window of the Eucalyptus grandis isolate ANBG69807.140 chromosome 8, ASM1654582v1, whole genome shotgun sequence genome contains the following:
- the LOC104433540 gene encoding uncharacterized protein LOC104433540 isoform X1, producing MTTPTSDPLTTISSTFRIADEKSGSILLLIWVCSYFDLLKRRMQQLAIRLLPPSDTTTPTIASARFPASSHVFPLLVGSKVWVVAVSSAQIPASRSLPRGEAERHMIH from the exons ATGACGACGCCGACTTCAGATCCGTTAACGACAATCTCCAGCACCTTCAGAATTGCCGACGAAAAATCTGG CTCAATTCTTCTCCTCATCTGGGTTTGTTCTTACTTCGATCTTCTGAAACGGAGGATGCAGCAGCTCGCAATTCgactcctccctccctccgacACGACCACTCCGACCATCGCCTCCGCTCGATTCCCTGCATCCTCGCACGTTTTTCCCCTGCTTGTGGGTAGTAAGGTTTGGGTAGTGGCGGTCTCCTCGGCACAAATCCCAGCCTCTCGATCGCTTCCCCGAG GTGAAGCAGAACGGCACATGATCCATTAG
- the LOC104433540 gene encoding uncharacterized protein LOC104433540 isoform X2 codes for MTTPTSDPLTTISSTFRIADEKSGSILLLIWVCSYFDLLKRRMQQLAIRLLPPSDTTTPTIASARFPASSHVFPLLVGSKVWVVAVSSAQIPASRSLPRELIDQRN; via the exons ATGACGACGCCGACTTCAGATCCGTTAACGACAATCTCCAGCACCTTCAGAATTGCCGACGAAAAATCTGG CTCAATTCTTCTCCTCATCTGGGTTTGTTCTTACTTCGATCTTCTGAAACGGAGGATGCAGCAGCTCGCAATTCgactcctccctccctccgacACGACCACTCCGACCATCGCCTCCGCTCGATTCCCTGCATCCTCGCACGTTTTTCCCCTGCTTGTGGGTAGTAAGGTTTGGGTAGTGGCGGTCTCCTCGGCACAAATCCCAGCCTCTCGATCGCTTCCCCGAG AGCTGATCGACCAACGAAATTGA